From the genome of Drosophila melanogaster chromosome 2L, one region includes:
- the Pvr gene encoding PDGF- and VEGF-receptor related, isoform E: MAMLPRLILLPLLLILRISWSDAVPLQQFSPDPDDSIENCGGENGAPLMTPCKSAIILDAQTSTTLKCEDDEPMSWWTSQSQYVHVKSFDNTEDPARPFGTSLHLIEVTADYVAAYYCVKTSKFSQIAKEEQSDEAMIELVNQGYASSIYVYVNDPDTKLVDSHNVVTARQYTDVVIPCKPAMPDTEVLLETSNGEMHSSKSVGRYDPQRGFTIEIRSIVDGGDYYCRPNPPFPHNEEEMTSIEVRFIEDGKPLPKPVIRSSVEHHVFTDTNFTLDCEQSAYVESVYGMEWFTPSRDENRIFASQSRTDPKTRNSTHQTGRSTLTVLNAQPSDTGLYKCVTTDNSNQNVQRATYRIKVLKQNESYLNVGEPSGHYNVQEYANRTIQMTANFEGFPTPSFSWFKPDGTEVRQSENNFKILSTELSTMLQVLNAQLQDSGTYVLRGSNSFGVVQREYNVSVMDAPALKMSDAYVQVGSVARLECTVRSYPPAIVTFFFRPCSLEPQWPTCSVLNQNFSLPSEQEKYQFQTRPRPGKLSVERIYEVSFLPTEPGILTCIAQNIIDGKERRTLTKAHVLLGNISENMTIYGFDKDHKIAKEDNVNFTCEALAYHFDGNLKWFINGEDLKESDSVHIETSHTKYSYKSTVHITTISDRDRGTYECRAYHNDKDAVYSSREIDLYVHDPSAPQWTNGGQEGHSKIKRKLSQTLELECASTAVPVAIVRWFKDDKEVTESKLRHIIEKESKLLITHLYPGDEGVYKCVVENRLDRIERSFTVVISDLPGISMAWVWFGVILFLILIGLCVFLAVRYQKEHKRHLALKAAGLANFEEGAVGHINPDLTLDEQAELLPYNREFEFPRENLKLGKQLGAGAFGVVLKGEAKGIRREEPTTTVAVKMVKATADNEVVRALVSELKIMVHLGQHLNVVNLLGAVTKNIAKRELMVIVEYCRFGNIQNFLLRNRKCFINQINPDTDHIDPSIMTQRMSDNYELHRDTNGGGLKYANVGFPIHSYINEPHNNNTQPPTHRRNSDNDPRSGTRAGRTGSGTATYSYDRQMDTCATVMTTVPEDDQIMSNNSVQPAWRSNYKTDSTEAMTVTTVDLISWAFQVARGMDYLSSKKVLHGDLAARNILLCEDNVVKICDFGLARSMYRGDNYKKSENGKLPIKWLALESLSDHVFSTYSDVWSYGIVLWEMFSLAKVPYPGIDPNQELFNKLNDGYRMEKPKFANQELYEIMLECWRKNPESRPLFAELEKRFANMLGEDVASHYLDLNNPYMQSNIEYMKKQSTDYLALMGSPDELAPAAPRYVNGHIVPDIRIEELPDDYMEMSRDSDPDACTAIFSPTRLEGESSDFPDFSSETTFNFPGARQSPTLSNNLNSGSSKPLRKKNGMPTVDVADQAPEEIPMLHRSSTGSDGSPEQGRRFNQALKQQYVTPTPSPRHHVETKLNGEPSENYVNMKPPRKNIPGKTTTGGGGAAAGASTEAFSNPSYQPLSTVNEKEQRRY; this comes from the exons ATGGCGATGCTTCCGCGGTTGATTCTGCTGCCACTGCTCCTGATTTTGCGGATCTCGTGGAGCGATGCTG TGCCTTTGCAGCAGTTCTCACCGGATCCCGATGACAGCATCGAGAACTGCGGCGGCGAGAATGGAGCTCCCCTGATGACGCCCTGCAAGAGCGCCATTATCCTGGATGCCCAGACGAGCACCACGCTTAAGTGCGAGGACGACGAGCCGATGAGCTGGTGGACCAGTCAATCGCAATATGTGCATGTGAAGTCCTTCGATAATACGGAGGATCCGGCTCGACCATTCGGAACTAGCCTGCATCTCATCGAAGTGACGGCTGACTATGTGGCAGCCTACTATTGCGTGAAGACTTCGAAATTCAGTCAGATCGCCAAGGAGGAGCAGTCGGACGAGGCGATGATCGAATTGGTTAATCAAGGATACGCCAGCTCCATCTACGTGTACGTGAATGATCCGGACACTAAGCTGGTCGATAGTCATAACGTGGTGACGGCACGCCAGTATACCGACGTAGTCATACCCTGTAAACCAGCCATGCCGGACACAGAGGTGCTGCTAGAGACCAGTAATGGAGAA ATGCATTCCAGCAAATCTGTCGGTCGATACGATCCGCAACGGGGATTCACCATCGAAATCCGAAGCATCGTGGATGGCGGAGACTACTACTGCCGACCCAATCCGCCATTCCCGCATAACGAAGAGGAGATGACCAGCATAGAAGTGCGCTTTATTG AAGACGGCAAACCGCTGCCAAAGCCCGTGATCAGGTCCTCCGTGGAGCATCACGTCTTCACGGACACCAACTTCACCCTGGATTGCGAGCAGTCCGCCTACGTTGAATCAGTATACGGAATGGAATGGTTCACTCCGTCCCGGGATGAG AATCGCATATTTGCCTCCCAATCAAGAACCGATCCCAAGACCAGGAACAGCACCCATCAGACGGGCAGGAGCACCTTGACAGTGCTAAATGCACAACCCTCGGACACTGGTCTATACAAGTGTGTGACAACAGATAATTCTAACCAGAACGTACAACGTGCCACCTACAGGATTAAGGTGCTAA AGCAAAACGAAAGTTACCTGAACGTGGGCGAACCATCGGGTCATTACAACGTTCAGGAATATGCCAATCGCACGATCCAAATGACCGCGAACTTTGAGGGATTTCCGACGCCCTCCTTCAGTTGGTTCAAACCCGATGGCACCGAGGTGCGACAATCGGAGAATAACTTCAAGATTCTCTCCACGGAATTGAGCACAATGCTCCAGGTGCTGAACGCCCAATTGCAGGACAGCGGCACGTATGTCCTCCGTGGATCCAATTCCTTCGGCGTCGTTCAGCGGGAGTACAACGTCAGTGTGATGGACGCACCGGCGCTGAAGATGTCGGACGCCTATGTCCAGGTGGGATCCGTGGCGCGACTGGAGTGCACAGTACGCTCCTATCCGCCGGCTATCGTGACCTTCTTCTTCCGCCCCTGCAGCCTGGAACCACAGTGGCCCACTTGCTCTGTGCTCAATCAGAACTTTAGC TTGCCGAGTGAACAGGAGAAATATCAG TTCCAGACCCGGCCCAGACCCGGAAAGCTGAGTGTGGAACGCATATACGAGGTATCCTTCCTGCCCACGGAGCCGGGAATCCTCACATGCATTGCCCAAAATATCATTGATGGAAAGGAACGAAGAACCCTGACGAAGGCGCACGTTCTGCTGGGCAACATTTCCGAGAACATGACCATATATGGCTTCGATAAGGATCACAAAATCGCCAAGGAGGACAATGTGAACTTCACCTGCGAGGCGCTGGCCTATCACTTCGATGGAAATCTTAAATGGTTCATCAATGGAGAGGATTTGAAGGAGTCGGATT CGGTTCACATTGAGACCAGCCATACCAAGTACTCCTACAAGAGCACTGTACACATCACAACGATATCCGACAGGGATCGTGGAACCTATGAGTGCCGGGCCTACCACAACGACAAGGATGCCGTTTACAGCAGCCGGGAGATAGACTTGTACGTCCACGATCCCTCTGCTCCTCAGTGGACAAACGGCGGACAGGAGGGTCACTCGAAAATAAAGCGCAAACTAAGCCAAACGCTGGAGCTGGAGTGTGCCTCCACAGCGGTTCCCGTGGCAATTGTGCGTTGGTTTAAGGACGACAAGGAAGTGACCGAATCAAAGCTCAGGCACATCATTGAAAAGGAATCCAAGCTGCTGATCACTCACCTGTATCCCGGAGATGAAGGCGTCTACAAGTGTGTGGTGGAGAACCGATTGGACAGAATCGAACGCTCCTTCACGGTAGTGATATCAG ATCTGCCCGGCATTAGCATGGCCTGGGTGTGGTTCGGTGTGATACTATTCCTCATCCTGATCGGTCTGTGCGTCTTCCTCGCCGTGCGCTACCAGAAGGAGCACAAGCGGCATCTGGCCCTTAAGGCAGCCGGATTGGCCAACTTCGAGGAGGGCGCCGTGGGACACATCAATCCCGATCTGACCCTGGACGAGCAGGCGGAACTGCTGCCCTACAATCGGGAATTCGAGTTCCCACGGGAAAACCTGAAACTGGGCAAGCAACTCGGAGCCGGAGCATTTGGCGTTGTGCTCAAGGGCGAGGCCAAGGGCATCCGGCGAGAGGAGCCCACCACCACGGTGGCCGTCAAAATGGTCAAGGCGACGGCTGACAACGAGGTGGTGCGGGCACTGGTCTCCGAGCTCAAGATCATGGTACATCTGGGACAGCACTTGAATGTGGTCAATCTCCTGGGTGCAGTTACCAAAAATATTGCGAAGC GCGAACTAATGGTCATTGTGGAATACTGTCGCTTTGGCAACATACAGAACTTCCTTCTGAGGAACAGAAAGTGCTTTATCAATCAAATCAATCCAGACACCGATCACATTGACCCCAGCATCATGACCCAGCGCATGTCCGACAACTACGAACTGCACCG CGATACGAATGGTGGTGGCTTGAAGTACGCCAATGTCGGTTTCCCGATCCACTCTTACATTAATGAGCCGCACAACAATAACACGCAACCGCCAACTCATCGCAGAAATTCGGACAATGATCCCCGATCGGGCACCCGAGCCGGACGAACCGGATCCGGAACAGCCACCTACAGCTACGACCGTCAGATGGATACCTGTGCCACCGTAATGACCACCGTCCCAGAAG ACGATCAAATAATGTCCAATAACTCCGTACAACCCGCCTGGCGTTCCAATTACAAAACCGACTCCACGGAGGCGATGACAGTGACCACTGTGGATTTGATCAGTTGGGCATTCCAAGTGGCAAGGGGCATGGATTACTTGTCCTCCAAGAAGGTGTTGCACGGCGATCTGGCCGCTAGAAATATTCTCCTCTGCGAGGACAATGTGGTAAAGATTTGTGACTTTGGTCTGGCTCGATCCATGTATCGAGGTGATAACTACAAGAAGTCAG aGAATGGCAAATTGCCCATCAAGTGGCTGGCGCTGGAATCGCTGAGCGATCATGTGTTCAGCACATACAGCGATGTTTGGTCCTACGGAATTGTTCTATGGGAGATGTTCTCGCTGGCCAAGGTGCCGTATCCGGGCATCGATCCCAACCAAGAGCTATTTAACAAACTGAACGATGGCTACCGCATGGAGAAGCCGAAATTTGCCAACCAGGAGCTCTACGAGATTATGCTAGAGTGCTGGCGAAAGAA TCCCGAGAGCAGACCTTTGTTTGCTGAGCTGGAGAAGCGATTTGCAAACATGCTGGGCGAGGATGTAGCCAGC CACTACCTGGACCTAAACAATCCGTACATGCAGAGCAACATTGAGTACATGAAGAAGCAGTCTACGGATTACCTGGCACTGATGGGATCACCCGACGAGCTGGCGCCTGCAGCTCCGCGCTACGTGAACGGGCACATAGTGCCCGATATAC GCATCGAAGAGCTGCCGGATGACTACATGGAGATGAGCCGGGATTCTGATCCCGATGCCTGCACCGCCATATTCTCACCCACACGCCTCGAGGGCGAGTCCTCAGACTTTCCGGATTTCTCTAGCGAAACCACTTTCAATTTCCCAGGGGCGCGACAGTCGCCTACGCTGAGTAACAATCTCAACAGCGGATCGAGTAAGCCGCTCCGCAAGAAGAACGGCATGCCAACTGTGGATGTGGCAGATCAGGCGCCGGAGGAGATACCTATGCTGCATCGCAGCTCCACTGGATCGGATGGAAGTCCGGAACAGGGAAGGCGCTTCAATCAGGCCCTTAAGCAGCAGTATGTCACGCCCACACCGTCCCCTCGCCATCATGTGGAGACCAAACTCAATGGGGAGCCATCCGAAAACTATGTGAATATGAAGCCACCCAGGAAGAATATACCCGGCAAAACCACAACAGGTGGCGggggtgctgctgctggagccTCCACGGAGGCCTTCTCGAATCCCAGCTACCAGCCACTGTCCACCGTCAACGAGAAGGAGCAACGAAGGTATTAG
- the Pvr gene encoding PDGF- and VEGF-receptor related, isoform J: MAMLPRLILLPLLLILRISWSDAVPLQQFSPDPDDSIENCGGENGAPLMTPCKSAIILDAQTSTTLKCEDDEPMSWWTSQSQYVHVKSFDNTEDPARPFGTSLHLIEVTADYVAAYYCVKTSKFSQIAKEEQSDEAMIELVNQGYASSIYVYVNDPDTKLVDSHNVVTARQYTDVVIPCKPAMPDTEVLLETSNGEMHSSKSVGRYDPQRGFTIEIRSIVDGGDYYCRPNPPFPHNEEEMTSIEVRFIATGLDIPRTQTTNMVYTYAPGVTDGDDEVLTVTNQSTGNLALIRGGDGTLSRERARRSPARLAPMNASPSPRPGQDGKPLPKPVIRSSVEHHVFTDTNFTLDCEQSAYVESVYGMEWFTPSRDENRIFASQSRTDPKTRNSTHQTGRSTLTVLNAQPSDTGLYKCVTTDNSNQNVQRATYRIKVLKQNESYLNVGEPSGHYNVQEYANRTIQMTANFEGFPTPSFSWFKPDGTEVRQSENNFKILSTELSTMLQVLNAQLQDSGTYVLRGSNSFGVVQREYNVSVMDAPALKMSDAYVQVGSVARLECTVRSYPPAIVTFFFRPCSLEPQWPTCSVLNQNFSLPSEQEKYQFQTRPRPGKLSVERIYEVSFLPTEPGILTCIAQNIIDGKERRTLTKAHVLLGNISENMTIYGFDKDHKIAKEDNVNFTCEALAYHFDGNLKWFINGEDLKESDSVHIETSHTKYSYKSTVHITTISDRDRGTYECRAYHNDKDAVYSSREIDLYVHDPSAPQWTNGGQEGHSKIKRKLSQTLELECASTAVPVAIVRWFKDDKEVTESKLRHIIEKESKLLITHLYPGDEGVYKCVVENRLDRIERSFTVVISDLPGISMAWVWFGVILFLILIGLCVFLAVRYQKEHKRHLALKAAGLANFEEGAVGHINPDLTLDEQAELLPYNREFEFPRENLKLGKQLGAGAFGVVLKGEAKGIRREEPTTTVAVKMVKATADNEVVRALVSELKIMVHLGQHLNVVNLLGAVTKNIAKRELMVIVEYCRFGNIQNFLLRNRKCFINQINPDTDHIDPSIMTQRMSDNYELHRDTNGGGLKYANVGFPIHSYINEPHNNNTQPPTHRRNSDNDPRSGTRAGRTGSGTATYSYDRQMDTCATVMTTVPEDDQIMSNNSVQPAWRSNYKTDSTEAMTVTTVDLISWAFQVARGMDYLSSKKVLHGDLAARNILLCEDNVVKICDFGLARSMYRGDNYKKSENGKLPIKWLALESLSDHVFSTYSDVWSYGIVLWEMFSLAKVPYPGIDPNQELFNKLNDGYRMEKPKFANQELYEIMLECWRKNPESRPLFAELEKRFANMLGEDVASHYLDLNNPYMQSNIEYMKKQSTDYLALMGSPDELAPAAPRYVNGHIVPDIRIEELPDDYMEMSRDSDPDACTAIFSPTRLEGESSDFPDFSSETTFNFPGARQSPTLSNNLNSGSSKPLRKKNGMPTVDVADQAPEEIPMLHRSSTGSDGSPEQGRRFNQALKQQYVTPTPSPRHHVETKLNGEPSENYVNMKPPRKNIPGKTTTGGGGAAAGASTEAFSNPSYQPLSTVNEKEQRRY; encoded by the exons ATGGCGATGCTTCCGCGGTTGATTCTGCTGCCACTGCTCCTGATTTTGCGGATCTCGTGGAGCGATGCTG TGCCTTTGCAGCAGTTCTCACCGGATCCCGATGACAGCATCGAGAACTGCGGCGGCGAGAATGGAGCTCCCCTGATGACGCCCTGCAAGAGCGCCATTATCCTGGATGCCCAGACGAGCACCACGCTTAAGTGCGAGGACGACGAGCCGATGAGCTGGTGGACCAGTCAATCGCAATATGTGCATGTGAAGTCCTTCGATAATACGGAGGATCCGGCTCGACCATTCGGAACTAGCCTGCATCTCATCGAAGTGACGGCTGACTATGTGGCAGCCTACTATTGCGTGAAGACTTCGAAATTCAGTCAGATCGCCAAGGAGGAGCAGTCGGACGAGGCGATGATCGAATTGGTTAATCAAGGATACGCCAGCTCCATCTACGTGTACGTGAATGATCCGGACACTAAGCTGGTCGATAGTCATAACGTGGTGACGGCACGCCAGTATACCGACGTAGTCATACCCTGTAAACCAGCCATGCCGGACACAGAGGTGCTGCTAGAGACCAGTAATGGAGAA ATGCATTCCAGCAAATCTGTCGGTCGATACGATCCGCAACGGGGATTCACCATCGAAATCCGAAGCATCGTGGATGGCGGAGACTACTACTGCCGACCCAATCCGCCATTCCCGCATAACGAAGAGGAGATGACCAGCATAGAAGTGCGCTTTATTG CAACCGGATTGGATATCCCTCGTACCCAAACGACTAACATGGTGTACACATATGCACCAGGTGTCACCGATGGCGATGACGAGGTCCTCACTGTTACTAACCAATCGACGGGTAATTTGGCACTAATCCGTGGTGGTGATGGAACTTTATCCAGGGAGCGGGCACGGCGAAGTCCAGCCCGCCTGGCTCCGATGAATGCGTCGCCCTCACCCAGACCAGGGC AAGACGGCAAACCGCTGCCAAAGCCCGTGATCAGGTCCTCCGTGGAGCATCACGTCTTCACGGACACCAACTTCACCCTGGATTGCGAGCAGTCCGCCTACGTTGAATCAGTATACGGAATGGAATGGTTCACTCCGTCCCGGGATGAG AATCGCATATTTGCCTCCCAATCAAGAACCGATCCCAAGACCAGGAACAGCACCCATCAGACGGGCAGGAGCACCTTGACAGTGCTAAATGCACAACCCTCGGACACTGGTCTATACAAGTGTGTGACAACAGATAATTCTAACCAGAACGTACAACGTGCCACCTACAGGATTAAGGTGCTAA AGCAAAACGAAAGTTACCTGAACGTGGGCGAACCATCGGGTCATTACAACGTTCAGGAATATGCCAATCGCACGATCCAAATGACCGCGAACTTTGAGGGATTTCCGACGCCCTCCTTCAGTTGGTTCAAACCCGATGGCACCGAGGTGCGACAATCGGAGAATAACTTCAAGATTCTCTCCACGGAATTGAGCACAATGCTCCAGGTGCTGAACGCCCAATTGCAGGACAGCGGCACGTATGTCCTCCGTGGATCCAATTCCTTCGGCGTCGTTCAGCGGGAGTACAACGTCAGTGTGATGGACGCACCGGCGCTGAAGATGTCGGACGCCTATGTCCAGGTGGGATCCGTGGCGCGACTGGAGTGCACAGTACGCTCCTATCCGCCGGCTATCGTGACCTTCTTCTTCCGCCCCTGCAGCCTGGAACCACAGTGGCCCACTTGCTCTGTGCTCAATCAGAACTTTAGC TTGCCGAGTGAACAGGAGAAATATCAG TTCCAGACCCGGCCCAGACCCGGAAAGCTGAGTGTGGAACGCATATACGAGGTATCCTTCCTGCCCACGGAGCCGGGAATCCTCACATGCATTGCCCAAAATATCATTGATGGAAAGGAACGAAGAACCCTGACGAAGGCGCACGTTCTGCTGGGCAACATTTCCGAGAACATGACCATATATGGCTTCGATAAGGATCACAAAATCGCCAAGGAGGACAATGTGAACTTCACCTGCGAGGCGCTGGCCTATCACTTCGATGGAAATCTTAAATGGTTCATCAATGGAGAGGATTTGAAGGAGTCGGATT CGGTTCACATTGAGACCAGCCATACCAAGTACTCCTACAAGAGCACTGTACACATCACAACGATATCCGACAGGGATCGTGGAACCTATGAGTGCCGGGCCTACCACAACGACAAGGATGCCGTTTACAGCAGCCGGGAGATAGACTTGTACGTCCACGATCCCTCTGCTCCTCAGTGGACAAACGGCGGACAGGAGGGTCACTCGAAAATAAAGCGCAAACTAAGCCAAACGCTGGAGCTGGAGTGTGCCTCCACAGCGGTTCCCGTGGCAATTGTGCGTTGGTTTAAGGACGACAAGGAAGTGACCGAATCAAAGCTCAGGCACATCATTGAAAAGGAATCCAAGCTGCTGATCACTCACCTGTATCCCGGAGATGAAGGCGTCTACAAGTGTGTGGTGGAGAACCGATTGGACAGAATCGAACGCTCCTTCACGGTAGTGATATCAG ATCTGCCCGGCATTAGCATGGCCTGGGTGTGGTTCGGTGTGATACTATTCCTCATCCTGATCGGTCTGTGCGTCTTCCTCGCCGTGCGCTACCAGAAGGAGCACAAGCGGCATCTGGCCCTTAAGGCAGCCGGATTGGCCAACTTCGAGGAGGGCGCCGTGGGACACATCAATCCCGATCTGACCCTGGACGAGCAGGCGGAACTGCTGCCCTACAATCGGGAATTCGAGTTCCCACGGGAAAACCTGAAACTGGGCAAGCAACTCGGAGCCGGAGCATTTGGCGTTGTGCTCAAGGGCGAGGCCAAGGGCATCCGGCGAGAGGAGCCCACCACCACGGTGGCCGTCAAAATGGTCAAGGCGACGGCTGACAACGAGGTGGTGCGGGCACTGGTCTCCGAGCTCAAGATCATGGTACATCTGGGACAGCACTTGAATGTGGTCAATCTCCTGGGTGCAGTTACCAAAAATATTGCGAAGC GCGAACTAATGGTCATTGTGGAATACTGTCGCTTTGGCAACATACAGAACTTCCTTCTGAGGAACAGAAAGTGCTTTATCAATCAAATCAATCCAGACACCGATCACATTGACCCCAGCATCATGACCCAGCGCATGTCCGACAACTACGAACTGCACCG CGATACGAATGGTGGTGGCTTGAAGTACGCCAATGTCGGTTTCCCGATCCACTCTTACATTAATGAGCCGCACAACAATAACACGCAACCGCCAACTCATCGCAGAAATTCGGACAATGATCCCCGATCGGGCACCCGAGCCGGACGAACCGGATCCGGAACAGCCACCTACAGCTACGACCGTCAGATGGATACCTGTGCCACCGTAATGACCACCGTCCCAGAAG ACGATCAAATAATGTCCAATAACTCCGTACAACCCGCCTGGCGTTCCAATTACAAAACCGACTCCACGGAGGCGATGACAGTGACCACTGTGGATTTGATCAGTTGGGCATTCCAAGTGGCAAGGGGCATGGATTACTTGTCCTCCAAGAAGGTGTTGCACGGCGATCTGGCCGCTAGAAATATTCTCCTCTGCGAGGACAATGTGGTAAAGATTTGTGACTTTGGTCTGGCTCGATCCATGTATCGAGGTGATAACTACAAGAAGTCAG aGAATGGCAAATTGCCCATCAAGTGGCTGGCGCTGGAATCGCTGAGCGATCATGTGTTCAGCACATACAGCGATGTTTGGTCCTACGGAATTGTTCTATGGGAGATGTTCTCGCTGGCCAAGGTGCCGTATCCGGGCATCGATCCCAACCAAGAGCTATTTAACAAACTGAACGATGGCTACCGCATGGAGAAGCCGAAATTTGCCAACCAGGAGCTCTACGAGATTATGCTAGAGTGCTGGCGAAAGAA TCCCGAGAGCAGACCTTTGTTTGCTGAGCTGGAGAAGCGATTTGCAAACATGCTGGGCGAGGATGTAGCCAGC CACTACCTGGACCTAAACAATCCGTACATGCAGAGCAACATTGAGTACATGAAGAAGCAGTCTACGGATTACCTGGCACTGATGGGATCACCCGACGAGCTGGCGCCTGCAGCTCCGCGCTACGTGAACGGGCACATAGTGCCCGATATAC GCATCGAAGAGCTGCCGGATGACTACATGGAGATGAGCCGGGATTCTGATCCCGATGCCTGCACCGCCATATTCTCACCCACACGCCTCGAGGGCGAGTCCTCAGACTTTCCGGATTTCTCTAGCGAAACCACTTTCAATTTCCCAGGGGCGCGACAGTCGCCTACGCTGAGTAACAATCTCAACAGCGGATCGAGTAAGCCGCTCCGCAAGAAGAACGGCATGCCAACTGTGGATGTGGCAGATCAGGCGCCGGAGGAGATACCTATGCTGCATCGCAGCTCCACTGGATCGGATGGAAGTCCGGAACAGGGAAGGCGCTTCAATCAGGCCCTTAAGCAGCAGTATGTCACGCCCACACCGTCCCCTCGCCATCATGTGGAGACCAAACTCAATGGGGAGCCATCCGAAAACTATGTGAATATGAAGCCACCCAGGAAGAATATACCCGGCAAAACCACAACAGGTGGCGggggtgctgctgctggagccTCCACGGAGGCCTTCTCGAATCCCAGCTACCAGCCACTGTCCACCGTCAACGAGAAGGAGCAACGAAGGTATTAG